The DNA segment GTCCACCGGCCTCGACACCGGCCTGAACACGCGCACCGCGGTCCCCTTCGAGCTCATGTCGCCGCAGGGCGGGTCGAGCGGCGACGAGACCCGGACCTCGGTGTTCGGCACCGCGGAGGAGGCGGCGGACGTGGTGAACCAGACCAAGCCGGTGCACGGCGATCTGGGGCTGCACGCCTGAGGCACCCCGTACGAAGTCGGCCCCCGGTCCGTACCGGGGGCCGACTTCGTACGGGGTGCCCAGCGTGGGCGATTGCCTGGGGGTGGACGGCTTGACCACGGCCGCACTCAGGCCGTGGGTTGCGGTGCACTGGCCCGAGGTCCGGGCTGAACTCGATGCGGGCATCTGCCGGCCGGCGCCGGTCCGTCAGGTGATCATCGGCAAGCCTGGCGGTGGTGAGCGGATGCGGGGGGTGCCGCGGGTGCTGGACCGCTTGATCCAGCAGGCCGTTGCGCAAGTGCTCGTGCCCCTCTTCGACCCGGGCTTCTCCGGGGCGTCCTTCGGGTTCCGTCCCGGCCGGTCCGCCCGTCAGGCGGTCCGGGTCGCGCGGCGGGCCATCGAGGACGGCAACCGGTGGGTCGTGGACCTTGATCCGGACCGGTTCTTCGACCGGGTTCAGCACAATGTCCTGAGGGCACGGGTGGCGCGCAAGGTCAGTGACCGCAGGGTTCTGAAGCTGATCCGGAGGTATCCGGAAGCCGGGATCATGGTGGACGGCGTGAAGATGCCGAGCGCGGAGGGGACCCCGCGGGGGCCGCCTCTGTCGCCCGTCCTGTCGAACATCGTGCTCGACGATCTGGACCGGGAACTGTTCAGGCGCGGTCATCGGTTCGCACGCTATGCCGACGATCTGCGGATCTTCGTGCGGAGCAGGCGGGCCGCTCAGAGAGTGCTCGGCTCGGTCACGGTCGTGGTCGGGCAGCGGTTGAAACTGAAGGTCAACCGGGACAGGTCGACGGTGGTCCCAGCTTCTCGTGCGGAGCAGGCGGGCCGCTCAGAGAGTGCTCGGCTCGGTCACGGTCGTGGTCGGGCAGCGGTTGAAACTGAAGGTCAACCGGGACAGGTCGACGGTGGTCCCAGCTTCTCGTGTGACGATGCTGGGGTTCGGCTTCTACTTCGTCCGGGGCGGGGAGGTCGGGATCCGGGTCGGCCCGAAGGCGCTCGCGCGCTGGAAGGTACGGATCAAGGAACGGACGTCTCGCCGGTGGAGTATCGCGGTGGAGGAACGCATCGCGAGGATCAACCGCTTCGCCACTGGCTGGATGGGCTGCTTCCAGCTCGCGGACACTCCCGGGGTGTTCCAGGGGCTGGACAAGTGGCTCCACCGCAGGATGCGGCAGATCCGCTGGAAGGAATGGAAACGGCACGCGACCAGACGTCGTGACCTGCGGGCGCTCGGGATCGGTGAGCGTTCCGCTCGGGAACGGGCGGTCGGCAGCAAGGGCTACTGGCGGACCGCGGGACCGGTGGTCCTCCAGCGGGCGCTGCCCAACTCTCACGGGGAGGATCCTGGTCTGCGCATGCTCAAGCCGACCTGGCAACGGGTGAGGTCAGCTTGACGAACCGCCGGATGCGTGGCCCGCATGTCCGGTGGTGTGAGAGGAGGGACGGGCGACCGTCCCTCCTACTCGATTGTGCACTCGTTCGCCGCGCGGCGGTGACCACGTGCCAGGTCCGGCGGTTAGAGCGGCGACAACCGTTCGAACAAGGAGTGGATCATGGTCGTCGCCGCTGGCTCGGCATCCGTGGGTGCCGAGGACACGACGCCGGGCCCGGCGCTGCCCGGGCCGGGGGGCAGAACACGGCGGGACGTGGCACGCGGTCTGCGGGCCGGCGTCCTCGCCGGAGCCCTGGCTCCGGTGCTTGCCGCCTTCCGGTCTCCGCGCCCCGGACCCGCGGCATTCGCGGCAACGGACGCGCCGGACCGTGCCGCCTTCGGGCAGACCCATCGCGGCCGTCGCATCCGAGGGGTGTGGGCGCCGGGGCGCACCGCGGCCGAGGACGGGCGGTGGCACGTCACGGTGGACGGTCACCCCCTGCACCTGATGCGCCGCGCCGACGGCGGCTGGCTGAGCACGGTCGACCACTACTGCTCCTACCGGACACCGCTCGAGGCCGCCCGCGCCGCCGTCGACGCGCTCGGTCCCGGCGAGCGGCTGCGTGCTGCGGCGTCGGCACCGGCGGGCGCGGGACACGCGCACGGGGAGGACCGGCATGACGTACGTGCGTAAAGACGCCGGCACGCTCACGGCGGCCGAGAGGCGACGGTTCGTCAAGGCGTTGCTGGAGGTCAAACGGCGGGGCGAGTACGACGAGTTCGTGCGGATGCACCTCGCGTACTACTCCTCCGACGGCGAACGCGGTCTGCGCACCGCCCATATGGCTCCCTCGTTCCTGCCCTGGCACCGCCGGTTCCTGCTCGACCTGGAGGACGCCCTGCGCCGGGTGGACCCGGCGGTGACCCTTCCGTACTGGGACTGGACCCGTGACCGTACGACCACGTCCGCACCGTGGACGGAGGACCTCCTCGGCGGCGA comes from the Streptomyces sp. KMM 9044 genome and includes:
- a CDS encoding tyrosinase cofactor; this encodes MVVAAGSASVGAEDTTPGPALPGPGGRTRRDVARGLRAGVLAGALAPVLAAFRSPRPGPAAFAATDAPDRAAFGQTHRGRRIRGVWAPGRTAAEDGRWHVTVDGHPLHLMRRADGGWLSTVDHYCSYRTPLEAARAAVDALGPGERLRAAASAPAGAGHAHGEDRHDVRA
- a CDS encoding group II intron maturase-specific domain-containing protein, with translation MLGSVTVVVGQRLKLKVNRDRSTVVPASRVTMLGFGFYFVRGGEVGIRVGPKALARWKVRIKERTSRRWSIAVEERIARINRFATGWMGCFQLADTPGVFQGLDKWLHRRMRQIRWKEWKRHATRRRDLRALGIGERSARERAVGSKGYWRTAGPVVLQRALPNSHGEDPGLRMLKPTWQRVRSA